One Ricinus communis isolate WT05 ecotype wild-type chromosome 2, ASM1957865v1, whole genome shotgun sequence DNA segment encodes these proteins:
- the LOC8270302 gene encoding ribosome-inactivating protein gelonin, translating to MLKPSLAVFFSCSFFTRKEFEKSFSMKGNMKVWLLLATWFYCWTVAFGSRSDRIFPITANGNDKLGYPMVSLATDTVDEDVYSAFLNNLRKQLESGTTSYSIPVLRAQVAPSSDQRFVLVKLFNPERSTTMAIDVINAYLVGFKVDETNSYYFNDIVNDVYDANPLKTTKKTKLPFGGSYPALENSGAFREQVPLGITQLNDAVFTLYKYATSAATANQAARSLLVAVQMVSEAARFKYIEQVLVDNFFYLDTERGDLVSLENNWKDLSDAIQKSRSGTFPRIGLQDENYQTYYVTTVAEVRPKMGLLLYYKPTVFSPYVEELIKKFLPMH from the exons ATGCTAAAACCATCTCTTGCTGTCTTCTTCAGTTGCTCATTCT TTACCCgtaaagaatttgaaaaaagctTCTCAATGAAAGGAAACATGAAGGTGTGGCTTCTCTTGGCAACATGGTTTTACTGCTGGACTGTTGCGTTTGGATCTCGATCCGACAGGATTTTCCCCATAACAGCAAATGGTAATGACAAACTTGGCTACCCAATGGTGAGCTTGGCCACTGACACCGTCGACGAGGATGTCTATTCTGCTTTTCTAAACAACTTACGAAAGCAATTGGAAAGTGGAACAACAAGCTATTCGATACCAGTGCTGCGTGCCCAAGTGGCTCCTAGCAGCGACCAACGGTTTGTTTTGGTTAAGCTTTTTAATCCAGAACGCTCTACAACAATGGCAATAGATGTCATCAATGCATATTTGGTTGGCTTTAAAGTGGACGAAACTAATTCTTATTACTTTAACGATATTGTGAACGATGTATATGATGCTAATCCTCtgaaaacaacaaagaaaaccAAGCTCCCATTCGGAGGTAGCTATCCTGCTCTAGAAAATTCAGGAGCATTTAGAGAGCAAGTACCGTTGGGAATTACACAATTAAATGATGCTGTCTTCACATTGTACAAATATGCTACCAGTGCTGCCACGGCAAATCAAGCTGCTCGGTCTCTTCTAGTTGCTGTCCAAATGGTCTCAGAGGCTGCGCGATTCAAGTACATTGAGCAAGTATTGgtggataatttcttttatcttgaTACTGAAAGAGGGGACTTAGTCAGTCTTGAGAACAATTGGAAAGACCTCTCCGATGCAATCCAGAAATCTAGAAGTGGAACTTTTCCCAGAATAGGATTGCAAGATGAAAACTACCAGACCTATTATGTGACTACAGTTGCAGAGGTAAGACCCAAGATGGGACTCTTGTTGTACTACAAACCAACAGTGTTTTCCCCATACGTTGAAGAACTCATCAAAAAGTTCTTGCCAATGCATTAA